GAACCCCATTCCCTTTCGGAGAATCCTTTTGGATCATAGCCGCCACCCCATGGTTCACAAACAATAACGACCTGCGGATTTATTTTCCTTAACTCTTTGATGATCTCTTCGATCGTTTTCCAGTCGATCAGTTTTCCAAGATCGAATCTGAAACCGTCGATGTGATATTCTGTCATCCAGTATTTCAGGCTTTCGATGATCAGTCTTCTCGCCATTGGAGCTTCTGTTCTGAAGTCGTTTCCGCAACCGCTTTCAGCCTTAAAACTGCCGTCATCATTCAGTCTGAAGTAATATTTTTTGTCAATTTCTTTAAAGCTTCCGAGTTCATATTCGGAGATGTGATTGTAAACCACATCCATCATCACAGCGATGTCTTCTTTATGAAAAGCTTTTACCATTTGTTTGAAATCGTGACGGGCTTTGTCTTCGTGACCCATCCACTGATTCCATCTCAATTTTGCCCAGTTTTCAGCATAATATGCTTCAGGAGCAAAGAAAGCAGCGGTCATGTAGCCCCAATGGTTTCTCTCATAAGGATTCCATGTGTTAAATCTGTTGTGCTCTGCATCTCTGTAGGGTATTTCAATATTCCCGAATTCCTGAGCAGGAAGGAGCTCCACAGTATTAACATTCAGTGAATTGATGTAGTCGATACCACCCTTTTTCCCTTTTTCGATGAGCCCCTTGTAGGTACCCGGGTTTTTTGCTCCTGACGAGGGGTGTGCAGTCTGGTCCCTTAAGTGCATCTCGTAAACAATCAGGTCTCTCCAGTCTCTCTGAATCCATTTGTCCTTTCCCCAGTCGAAACCACCATCCTTCACCACAATTCCCAGCCTTGGGTTCATATAGGTATTGAATGTTGCAACTGCTTTTGCGTAAGGATCGAGAATCACCACTTTTGATTTTTCAAGTACGCTGTCCTCGGGATTTATAATGATATAACCATAGTATAAACCATATTGCTCTCCCTGAATGGTTGCTTCCCAGACTCCGTCATTGTCTTTATCCATCTTCAGTTCCTGACCGTAGTCGTCGTCAACTTTCTTGAAGATTTTAAGGGTTGCAGATACTGCTCTGGGAGCGAATACACGAAAAACAGTGTTTCCTTTCTCGACAAACGAACCAAGTTTCTTGTCAGAGTAGGCGTTTAGAAATTCATCTTCTTTCTGTGCTTTGATAATCGTATGCGACATGATGAGCAGTGTAACCAATAGTGAGAAAAATCGATATTTTGAAATCATAATAGTCAATCCGTTTTTTAGAATAATACAATTCTAAATTTAAGAAAATCGGGGGAACTATCCACTAAAACAGGGATGTAGCGGAAGATGACTGTGAAAGGTAAATAAAACAGGGGGTGCAGAATAAAAGAAAAAAGGAATTGAGCCCCGGAGAGAAGTCATCAATTCCTTTTTTTTATACTTCCTCTTTAACTGAGACCTGAAGAAAGGCCCTTTTTCACTTTATAAGGAGCATTTTCTTTGTTTCAGTGATGTTCCCTGATGTAAGGCGATAAAAATAGGTGCCACTCGGCAGATTCTGCGCATTAAAACTTATTTCGTGATTGCCCGACTCCATCTGACCGTTCACGAGTTCTGCCACTTTTTCACCTGCTGCATTGAATATACCCAGTTCAACCATTCCACTTGCCTGCAGGTTAAATCTGATAACAGTAGACGGATTGAAAGGATTAGGATAATTTTGCATTAAACTGAAGGCTTTCGGATTGTTAAGTTCTTCTTCTACTGAAACAGGGGAATCGGAAAACTTCAGGTCGTCGACAAGAAATGAGGTTCCGAGGTGGTAGTCACTTCCCGCTACAGGACCGATAATGCTGATTGTAACTACGCAGGTATCCGGTGTGTCATCGTTCATGTACTGAAACGGTACTTCAAGTGGCAGATAGTTTTGTGTTGCAGTAGAATATGTACGGGCTGCGATTCCAACCAGTTCACCGTTTTTCATCAACAACACTGATACGGAAAGTCTGTCACTCCCCACAGGGTTGAGTATGTAGTTGCCGGTAAACTTGACAGGCCTTTGGGTATATGGAAAACCGGAGGCATCGTCACCCGACTGGATGAAGGGAGCCACGACGAGACCCGGTGACCACTGAACCACTTCTCCTTTTACGGCAAAACTGCCTGTTTTTGCATTGGGTGATTGAGTAACCAACTGCGGTAACATTGGAGCATTTGGTGTTGCCCATCCCGAGGGACCGTCGCTGTTCCATGTTTCAAAATCACCGTTCGGTATCTGACTGAATGCCAGAGTTGATGCCAATAGTATAAATAATGCGATCATTTTCATTGCTGTTCTCCTGATGATGAGATTTTTGACTCTGATTATTCTTTATAATAAAAAATAATAATCGATTAATTCGTCGAAAAGACATCGCAAATCTATAATCCGAAGATAATAACACGAAGATTTAATAAATGAAAGGTATTATTAGATTGTTTTCGGAA
The nucleotide sequence above comes from Ignavibacteria bacterium. Encoded proteins:
- a CDS encoding pullulanase; translation: MISKYRFFSLLVTLLIMSHTIIKAQKEDEFLNAYSDKKLGSFVEKGNTVFRVFAPRAVSATLKIFKKVDDDYGQELKMDKDNDGVWEATIQGEQYGLYYGYIIINPEDSVLEKSKVVILDPYAKAVATFNTYMNPRLGIVVKDGGFDWGKDKWIQRDWRDLIVYEMHLRDQTAHPSSGAKNPGTYKGLIEKGKKGGIDYINSLNVNTVELLPAQEFGNIEIPYRDAEHNRFNTWNPYERNHWGYMTAAFFAPEAYYAENWAKLRWNQWMGHEDKARHDFKQMVKAFHKEDIAVMMDVVYNHISEYELGSFKEIDKKYYFRLNDDGSFKAESGCGNDFRTEAPMARRLIIESLKYWMTEYHIDGFRFDLGKLIDWKTIEEIIKELRKINPQVVIVCEPWGGGYDPKGFSEREWGSWNDQIRNGVKGENPKNNLGWIFQKWFGDNSPQRLKSYVNGTLIRDEKGLFVKKEHSVNYLESHDGYTLGDFIRIGLGDLKEGVTILDIDKNAKLTTEQMKLNKLGALFLFTSQGMTMIHAGQEFGRSKVVPADVDVNDPLRGKVDHNTYDKDNEVNYINYRHVEMNKELVDYYAGLAKLRSSFKAFRRADYEEVKFMDLKDEFTLGYELNHNKEHFVVLFNANRDKKVEFSLPKGEFEVLVNDKKAGTKSLGKAKGKITLPASSGVVLRKK
- a CDS encoding T9SS type A sorting domain-containing protein, which translates into the protein MKMIALFILLASTLAFSQIPNGDFETWNSDGPSGWATPNAPMLPQLVTQSPNAKTGSFAVKGEVVQWSPGLVVAPFIQSGDDASGFPYTQRPVKFTGNYILNPVGSDRLSVSVLLMKNGELVGIAARTYSTATQNYLPLEVPFQYMNDDTPDTCVVTISIIGPVAGSDYHLGTSFLVDDLKFSDSPVSVEEELNNPKAFSLMQNYPNPFNPSTVIRFNLQASGMVELGIFNAAGEKVAELVNGQMESGNHEISFNAQNLPSGTYFYRLTSGNITETKKMLLIK